From the Zymomonas mobilis subsp. pomaceae ATCC 29192 genome, the window GATAGTGCCTTATTTGATCTTACAGCGGCCAATGATATTTTGGGCGGTGAATTTTTAGCCCGTCTCAATATGGATTTACGTGAGACAAAAGGTTGGAGCTATGGTGTTCACAGCCGTATCAGGCGGATGGTCGGGCCTTCTGCTTTTATGATTGTCGCACCGGTACAGACTAATCAGACGGGGCCATCCGTTACAGCTCTAAAAGCCGATACTGTCAGTTTCCTGACAGATAAAGGCATTACAGAGAAAGAGCTTAAAGACACAATAACCGGTGATATTAGGCAACTACCCGGAAGTTATGAAACGGGTGATGATATTTTAAATGGTATGATGACCTTAGATTTATATGGTCGCCCCGATAATTATTTCGATAGTCTTGCTACGCGCTACAGAGGCCTAACATCAGCCAATTTAGAGGCAACTGCCCGCCGTTGGCTGAATGTTGATAAGCTTTCCTGGGTCGTCGTTGGGGATTCGTCTCTTGTTAAATCCCAGCTTGAAAAAACGGGATTACCGATAGACGTTATCGAAGCCAAAGACGTCAAATAACCTTTTCAACGAAAGACATTACCTTTCATTTTTATAAAAAAAAGGGTGATATTTAAATATCACCCTTTTTTGATGGATAAGGCTGTATTTAGAAAATACGCCGACTAAGCTTGGTGTAATGCCCCATTTTTCTACCCGGACGGGGCGTTCCTTTACCGTAAATGTGAAGATATTCATTTTTATGGGACAGAATTTTTTCCCATGTGTTAATCTGTGTGCCGATAAGATTTTTCATCTCCACTTTTTCGGCTGTAAGGGCAGTACTGCCCAAAGGTAGGCCACAGATTGCTCGAATATGATTTTCGAATTGTGAAGTTTCTGATCCTTCAATAGTCCAGTGACCGCTATTATGGACACGGGGTGCCATTTCATTAAAAATGGGGCCAAATTGCGTCGCAAAAAACTCTACGGCCAATACACCAACATAACCTAGTGAATCTGCAATTTTATGGGTTGCCTTGATAGCAGCATCGGCTTGTTGTTGGATAAATTCATTGGCGGGCACAACTGAGTGCGCTAATATACCTTTATTATGCGTGTTGACAGGAACGTCCCATGTCAAAAATTGGCCGTCGGCATTACGGACGGCAATGACAGAAAATTCATATTCAAATCTGACCATGCCTTCTAAAACGGCTTGTTTTACAGATAAGCTATTCCATATTTCGGCCAAATGGGCATCAGTCATTTTCTTGACAGGAAATTGCCCTCGGCCATCATAGCCTTGGGTGCGCTGCTTTAAAATTGCAGGAACCCCTAATTCCAAAAGCGCGTAGGATAATTCCTTGGCAGAGTTAACAGCGCGAAAAGGTGCAGGTCTAATGCCTTGTTCGGCCGCATAATTTTTTTCAACCAAGCGATCCTGAGCAATTTGCAAAGCACGCGGCGGGGGGTAAACCGGCATCTGTTTCGAAAGGTCAATAAGAGGTTCAGCCGGGATGTTTTCGAATTCATAGGTCAGAACATCGACTGTTGCCGCAAATTCATTCAACTTATCACTATCGCCATAGTCACCGACGAAGCTTTTTGCCGCAACAATATTCGCAGGTCCGTGCTGATTAGGCGCGTAAATATGACAAAAATAGCCTAACTGTATAGCTGCAATGGCCATCATCTGGCCTAATTGGCCATTACCGATAATACCAATTTTAGATCCGGGCGG encodes:
- a CDS encoding 5-(carboxyamino)imidazole ribonucleotide synthase encodes the protein MTKTFPPGSKIGIIGNGQLGQMMAIAAIQLGYFCHIYAPNQHGPANIVAAKSFVGDYGDSDKLNEFAATVDVLTYEFENIPAEPLIDLSKQMPVYPPPRALQIAQDRLVEKNYAAEQGIRPAPFRAVNSAKELSYALLELGVPAILKQRTQGYDGRGQFPVKKMTDAHLAEIWNSLSVKQAVLEGMVRFEYEFSVIAVRNADGQFLTWDVPVNTHNKGILAHSVVPANEFIQQQADAAIKATHKIADSLGYVGVLAVEFFATQFGPIFNEMAPRVHNSGHWTIEGSETSQFENHIRAICGLPLGSTALTAEKVEMKNLIGTQINTWEKILSHKNEYLHIYGKGTPRPGRKMGHYTKLSRRIF